In Sphingobium sp. B2D3C, a genomic segment contains:
- a CDS encoding MATE family efflux transporter codes for MSDTDTILPPRHTGLLSEARHIAWLAWPIVLTNLNWTIMHLVDVTVVGYAGTSELGALAAGRVVMFVILMLLLAGMSGVIVFTSRADGGGDLHRTGALWREAVLTGLLLGVPSAVVIALFARPLLALTGVADALVDPGAHVLAAMMLGLPGQMLSIGCAYFLEGVSAPRRVLIVNLATLPVNAVLTWAMALGHLGFPAMGAFGAALATSLTSLGGGLAMAYMAWTLPSARERGLRRLDVAAWRSALSGIGAIVRFGAMPGIGAAMEVLGFSYLMILSTQMGEIVAGGFQVMLSLHNLGFALALGLGSAAGVRVGNAVGAGEPWEARSRTMIACGLSILFMGAVVLAYLLFGRPIVAGLTAQPAVAREALIMLLILAPFILCDGIQAIFVAALRSLGDQVVASVNGIIAFFGVMGVMGWYGHAQGWGSAGLAFAAALGMAAAMVLQAARFWQVSLRYRRT; via the coding sequence ATGTCCGACACTGACACCATCCTGCCGCCCCGCCACACCGGCCTGCTGAGCGAGGCCCGCCACATCGCGTGGCTAGCCTGGCCGATCGTCCTCACCAATCTCAACTGGACGATCATGCACCTCGTCGATGTGACGGTGGTTGGCTATGCGGGCACGAGCGAACTCGGGGCATTGGCGGCCGGCCGGGTGGTGATGTTCGTCATCCTGATGCTGCTTCTGGCCGGCATGTCCGGCGTGATCGTCTTCACCAGCCGCGCCGATGGCGGCGGCGACCTGCACCGCACCGGCGCGCTATGGCGGGAAGCGGTGCTGACCGGCCTGCTGCTCGGCGTGCCCAGCGCCGTCGTCATCGCGCTGTTCGCCCGGCCCCTGCTGGCGCTGACCGGCGTCGCCGATGCGCTGGTCGATCCCGGCGCGCATGTGCTCGCCGCGATGATGCTGGGCCTGCCCGGGCAGATGCTCTCGATCGGCTGCGCTTATTTTCTGGAAGGGGTGAGCGCGCCACGCAGGGTGCTGATCGTCAACCTCGCCACCCTGCCGGTCAATGCCGTGCTGACGTGGGCCATGGCGCTCGGGCATCTGGGTTTCCCGGCGATGGGCGCGTTCGGCGCCGCGCTGGCGACATCACTGACCTCGCTGGGCGGCGGCCTGGCCATGGCCTATATGGCGTGGACGCTGCCAAGCGCGCGCGAGCGCGGATTGCGCCGGCTCGATGTCGCGGCCTGGCGCAGCGCGCTGAGCGGCATCGGCGCCATCGTCCGCTTCGGCGCCATGCCCGGCATTGGCGCCGCCATGGAAGTGCTCGGCTTCTCGTACCTCATGATCCTCTCCACGCAGATGGGCGAGATCGTGGCCGGCGGCTTTCAGGTGATGCTCTCGCTGCATAATCTCGGCTTTGCGCTGGCGCTCGGGCTGGGTTCTGCCGCGGGCGTGCGGGTCGGCAATGCGGTGGGCGCGGGCGAGCCATGGGAGGCGCGCAGCCGCACCATGATCGCGTGCGGCCTCTCCATCCTGTTCATGGGTGCGGTGGTGCTTGCCTATCTGCTCTTCGGCCGGCCGATCGTCGCCGGGCTCACCGCACAACCCGCCGTCGCGCGGGAAGCGCTCATCATGCTGCTCATTCTGGCCCCCTTCATCCTGTGCGACGGCATCCAGGCGATCTTCGTCGCCGCGCTGCGCTCACTGGGGGATCAGGTGGTGGCCAGCGTCAATGGCATCATCGCCTTCTTCGGCGTGATGGGCGTCATGGGCTGGTACGGCCATGCGCAGGGCTGGGGATCGGCCGGGCTGGCGTTCGCCGCCGCGCTCGGCATGGCGGCGGCGATGGTGCTGCAGGCAGCGCGCTTCTGGCAGGTCAGCCTGCGTTATCGGCGAACCTGA
- a CDS encoding TonB-dependent receptor domain-containing protein — translation MASVGAVALGCICSAAPVHAQDGEGAGSPEARAAAEQESIVVTGSRIRTSGFNSPQPLTVIGAEQIRNLVQTNSQDVLNSIPQITSAISDTNPGNASGAEVGSATANLRGLNPFYGTRTLTLVNTRRFVPTGDGGAVDLNLIPSALIARVETVTGGASAAYGSDAVAGVVNIILDNKMTGLRAQVDSGLTFRGDGRKIHGSLAYGTSFAGDRGHIIVGVEYQDQDEIESCFNARRWCQAGWDIFENANNILPNGQPSGYNVPGSPGFGLPNYVLGRDSALAFNTPYGVVRNRAPAPLAARNYRFTADGRGIVPFDQGEFVNNSTIGQVQGSDGISNYDDASLQAGLERIVAYTAAEFALSDSLTLSGEFNYGKRIARAATLTAGPRSTFFVKATNPYVPPELAALLGGASFSFGKDLDGQIPSYSRAEVEVYRGVIALSGDLGGSWKWDAYYQYGHNERNQMRNRSRVNTPFTFALDAVRAPAGNVLGAAPGTIVCAELLKPNPNPIAVGCSPANFFGLDNLTQAAIDYVYRPVFEDFVYDQHVLAASITGDLFGGIGAGPIGFAAGGEYRTESGNVTHGDIPNYLDYAFTFGLDYGGSIKVLEGFTELNAPLLAGLPGAERLDLNGAIRYTRNSAKNRITDEAKSTTATSWKLSAIYEPVRGVRFRGSRSRDIRAAGFRELFLQQVPTDPGTSQGTVRNPNGPGGNANDATPILSGGSFQLGAEKADTTTAGIVLQPAFVPGLRFSADWFEIKLKDAVTTLSGQSIVDLCDQFDTFCDRITFNGGNLADISFIDARQVNLGLITYRGLDFELEYNLPLSDVASNWDGALTLRVLAAHQYDLKVQPDPNVRALDYAGMTGPLVGRADFNPAPAWRWNASVTYNQGGFTSVLQVRRIGSGIGDVTKVGPEDEGYDPSLPNSISVNRFDGATYVDLAMTYRIPFGSGDQNFEIFGKIENLFDKSPPIAVATGGSGGSPYPTNPVFFDTLGARFQTGVRVRY, via the coding sequence ATGGCATCTGTTGGGGCGGTCGCCCTGGGATGCATTTGCTCAGCAGCACCTGTGCATGCGCAAGATGGGGAGGGGGCCGGGTCCCCTGAAGCGCGGGCCGCCGCGGAGCAGGAGTCGATCGTCGTCACCGGATCACGCATCCGTACCAGCGGTTTCAACTCCCCTCAGCCGCTTACCGTGATTGGCGCCGAGCAGATCAGGAACCTCGTGCAGACCAATTCGCAGGATGTTCTCAACAGCATCCCTCAGATCACCAGTGCCATTTCCGACACCAACCCGGGCAATGCGTCTGGCGCGGAGGTGGGGTCGGCGACGGCGAACCTCCGTGGCCTGAACCCTTTTTACGGAACCCGCACGCTCACGCTGGTGAACACCCGCCGCTTCGTGCCGACCGGGGACGGCGGGGCCGTTGACCTCAACCTCATTCCCAGCGCCCTGATTGCGCGGGTGGAGACCGTGACGGGTGGCGCCTCGGCCGCCTATGGCTCGGATGCTGTCGCGGGGGTCGTGAATATCATCCTCGACAATAAGATGACGGGCCTGCGCGCGCAGGTTGATTCCGGCCTCACCTTTCGTGGCGACGGGCGCAAGATCCATGGGTCGCTGGCCTATGGCACCTCTTTCGCGGGGGATCGCGGTCACATCATCGTCGGGGTCGAATATCAGGATCAGGACGAGATCGAGAGCTGTTTCAATGCCCGTCGCTGGTGTCAGGCCGGCTGGGATATCTTCGAGAACGCCAACAATATCCTGCCCAATGGCCAACCGTCGGGATACAATGTTCCGGGCTCGCCGGGCTTCGGGCTGCCCAACTATGTTTTGGGCCGGGATTCCGCGCTGGCATTCAACACACCTTATGGCGTCGTGCGCAATCGCGCGCCCGCCCCGCTCGCGGCACGCAACTATCGGTTCACGGCTGATGGCAGGGGAATCGTGCCCTTCGATCAGGGCGAGTTCGTCAACAACAGCACCATCGGCCAGGTCCAAGGCAGCGATGGCATTTCGAACTATGACGATGCCAGCCTTCAGGCCGGGCTGGAGCGCATTGTCGCTTATACGGCCGCGGAATTTGCCCTCAGCGATAGCCTGACGCTTTCCGGAGAGTTCAACTATGGCAAGCGGATCGCCCGAGCCGCCACGCTGACGGCAGGTCCGCGATCCACCTTCTTCGTAAAAGCCACCAACCCTTATGTTCCGCCGGAGCTTGCCGCTCTGCTGGGCGGTGCCTCATTCAGTTTCGGCAAGGATCTTGACGGTCAGATCCCGTCCTACAGCCGCGCGGAGGTGGAAGTGTACCGGGGCGTGATTGCCCTCTCGGGCGATCTCGGGGGCAGCTGGAAATGGGACGCCTATTATCAATATGGGCATAATGAGCGTAATCAGATGCGCAATCGCTCGCGCGTCAACACGCCCTTCACCTTCGCTCTCGATGCCGTTCGCGCGCCGGCGGGCAATGTGTTGGGGGCCGCTCCTGGCACGATCGTATGCGCCGAGTTGTTGAAGCCGAACCCCAACCCCATTGCGGTCGGTTGCTCTCCGGCAAACTTCTTCGGCCTCGACAATCTGACGCAAGCCGCGATCGATTATGTCTATCGGCCGGTGTTCGAGGACTTCGTCTATGATCAGCACGTCCTGGCCGCGAGCATCACCGGCGATCTGTTTGGCGGCATCGGCGCGGGGCCGATCGGCTTTGCGGCGGGCGGCGAGTACCGGACGGAAAGCGGCAATGTCACCCATGGCGACATTCCCAACTATCTTGATTACGCCTTCACCTTCGGCCTCGATTACGGCGGAAGCATCAAGGTGCTTGAAGGCTTTACGGAACTCAACGCGCCTTTGCTGGCCGGGCTGCCAGGAGCCGAGCGGCTCGATCTGAACGGCGCAATCCGGTACACGCGCAACAGCGCCAAGAACCGCATCACCGACGAAGCGAAATCGACGACCGCCACCAGCTGGAAGCTCAGCGCCATTTACGAGCCAGTGCGGGGCGTGCGGTTTCGTGGATCGCGGTCCCGCGATATCCGCGCTGCGGGCTTCCGGGAGCTGTTCCTGCAGCAGGTGCCGACCGATCCTGGCACCTCGCAGGGCACCGTCCGCAATCCCAATGGTCCTGGCGGCAACGCCAATGATGCCACGCCGATCCTGAGCGGCGGCAGCTTCCAGCTGGGCGCCGAGAAGGCCGATACGACGACGGCCGGGATCGTGCTGCAACCTGCCTTCGTCCCAGGTCTGCGCTTTTCGGCGGACTGGTTCGAGATCAAGCTCAAGGATGCGGTCACCACGCTGTCGGGCCAGTCGATTGTCGACCTGTGCGATCAGTTCGACACCTTCTGCGACCGCATAACATTCAACGGCGGCAATCTGGCCGACATCAGCTTCATCGATGCCCGTCAGGTCAATCTGGGCCTGATCACTTATCGCGGTCTTGATTTCGAGCTGGAGTACAATCTTCCGCTGTCCGACGTGGCAAGCAATTGGGACGGCGCGCTCACCCTGCGGGTACTTGCGGCGCATCAATATGATCTCAAGGTCCAACCAGACCCCAATGTCCGCGCCCTCGACTATGCCGGCATGACAGGGCCTCTTGTGGGCCGGGCGGACTTCAATCCGGCGCCGGCGTGGCGGTGGAATGCATCGGTCACTTACAATCAGGGTGGCTTTACGAGTGTCTTGCAGGTGCGGCGGATCGGCTCCGGCATTGGCGACGTGACCAAGGTCGGCCCTGAGGATGAGGGCTATGATCCTTCTCTTCCCAACAGCATCAGCGTCAATCGTTTCGACGGTGCGACCTATGTGGATCTGGCGATGACCTATCGCATCCCCTTCGGCTCGGGCGATCAGAACTTCGAGATTTTCGGAAAGATCGAAAATCTGTTCGATAAATCTCCGCCGATTGCGGTTGCTACCGGCGGGAGCGGCGGCTCGCCTTACCCCACGAACCCGGTGTTCTTCGACACGCTGGGCGCTCGCTTCCAGACCGGTGTTCGGGTGAGATACTGA
- the pcaF gene encoding 3-oxoadipyl-CoA thiolase produces the protein MREAFICDAIRTPIGRYGGSLSGIRADDLGALPIKALLERNPQLDPAAIEEVFYGCANQAGEDNRNVARMSLLLAGLPVTVPGVTHNRLCASGLEAVSAAARAIGTGEMELALAGGVESMSRAPLVMGKATGAFDRDQQLMDTTMGWRFINPALDAAYGTETMPRTAENVASAYQISRADQDEFALRSQQRAAAAKSSGFHDGEILPVAVPGKVRGETDLMSFDEHPRPTTSLETLSRLKPLFGAEGTVTAGNASGINDGAAAMIIATEQAAKTFGLTPRARILGAAAAGVEPGLMGIGPVPATQKLMQRLDLTIRDFDAIELNEAFASQSLAVLRLLGLEDDVAHVNAHGGAIALGHPLGMSGARLALTLVRQLEETGGKRGLATLCVGVGMGLALAVERV, from the coding sequence ATGAGAGAGGCCTTCATCTGCGATGCCATCCGTACACCGATCGGGCGCTATGGCGGGAGCCTCTCCGGCATAAGGGCGGACGATCTGGGCGCGCTGCCCATCAAGGCGCTGCTCGAACGCAATCCGCAACTCGACCCAGCCGCGATCGAGGAGGTGTTCTACGGATGCGCCAATCAGGCGGGCGAGGACAATCGCAATGTCGCGCGGATGAGCCTCTTGCTTGCCGGGCTACCTGTCACGGTGCCGGGCGTCACCCATAACCGCCTGTGCGCTTCGGGTCTGGAGGCCGTCAGCGCGGCCGCGCGCGCGATCGGCACAGGCGAGATGGAACTTGCGCTGGCCGGCGGTGTGGAGAGCATGAGCCGCGCGCCGCTTGTCATGGGCAAGGCCACAGGCGCTTTCGACCGCGATCAGCAGTTGATGGATACCACAATGGGCTGGCGCTTCATTAATCCAGCGCTGGATGCCGCCTACGGTACGGAGACGATGCCGCGAACGGCCGAGAATGTCGCATCGGCATACCAGATCAGCCGCGCGGATCAGGATGAATTTGCGCTCCGCAGCCAGCAGCGTGCCGCCGCGGCCAAGAGCAGCGGCTTTCACGATGGGGAAATTCTGCCCGTCGCGGTGCCGGGAAAGGTGCGTGGAGAGACGGATCTCATGTCCTTCGACGAGCACCCGCGCCCTACCACCTCCCTTGAAACGCTCTCGCGGCTGAAGCCCTTGTTCGGTGCGGAGGGCACCGTCACCGCCGGCAATGCGTCCGGCATCAATGATGGCGCGGCGGCGATGATCATCGCGACCGAGCAGGCTGCGAAGACCTTCGGGCTGACGCCGCGTGCGCGCATCCTCGGCGCGGCGGCGGCGGGCGTAGAGCCCGGGCTAATGGGAATCGGCCCGGTGCCGGCCACGCAGAAGCTGATGCAGCGTCTCGATCTCACCATCCGCGACTTCGACGCGATCGAACTGAACGAAGCTTTTGCCAGCCAGAGCCTGGCGGTCCTCCGGTTGCTCGGGCTGGAGGACGATGTGGCGCACGTCAATGCGCATGGCGGCGCCATCGCGCTGGGGCATCCGCTCGGCATGTCGGGCGCCCGCCTCGCGCTGACATTGGTGCGTCAGTTGGAAGAGACCGGTGGCAAACGCGGGCTCGCCACCCTTTGCGTGGGCGTGGGCATGGGTCTGGCGCTGGCGGTGGAGCGCGTCTGA
- a CDS encoding 3-oxoacid CoA-transferase subunit B, producing the protein MNRRDRNQLAQRVAQDIPEGAYVNLGIGLPTKIADYLPADRDIFLQSENGLLAMGPAPAPGEEDWELINAGKQPVTLLPGGAYFHHADSFAMMRGGHIDICVMGAYQVSVTGDLANWHTGEEGAIPAVGGAMDLAIGARQTFVMMDLLTRQGKSKLVAECSYPLTGLACVSRVYTDLATFEVGQAGARVIDMVDGLGLDDLRALTGVPLELAAGARGFCGPGQEA; encoded by the coding sequence ATGAACCGACGCGATCGCAATCAGCTCGCCCAGCGCGTGGCGCAGGACATCCCGGAGGGCGCCTATGTCAATCTCGGCATCGGACTGCCAACCAAGATCGCGGACTATCTGCCAGCAGACCGCGACATCTTCCTGCAAAGCGAAAATGGACTGCTCGCCATGGGGCCTGCGCCAGCGCCGGGCGAGGAGGATTGGGAACTGATCAACGCGGGCAAGCAGCCGGTCACCCTGCTGCCCGGCGGCGCCTATTTTCACCATGCAGACAGCTTCGCGATGATGAGGGGCGGCCATATCGATATATGCGTGATGGGCGCCTATCAGGTGTCCGTGACCGGCGATCTTGCCAACTGGCACACCGGCGAGGAAGGCGCGATCCCGGCTGTCGGAGGCGCGATGGATCTCGCGATCGGCGCCCGGCAGACCTTCGTGATGATGGACCTGCTTACCCGGCAGGGGAAAAGCAAGCTGGTGGCCGAGTGCAGCTATCCGCTGACAGGGCTGGCCTGCGTGTCCCGGGTGTATACCGATCTTGCGACCTTCGAGGTCGGGCAGGCAGGCGCCCGCGTCATCGACATGGTGGATGGCCTCGGCCTTGACGATCTCCGTGCGCTCACCGGGGTCCCCTTGGAGCTCGCGGCCGGAGCGCGAGGCTTCTGCGGACCGGGGCAAGAGGCATGA
- a CDS encoding 3-oxoacid CoA-transferase subunit A, translating into MIDKTFASLIEATADIPDGASVMIGGFGTAGMPDDLVDALIARGAGNLTIISNNAGNGETGLAALIRAGCVAKIICSFPRQVDSHHFDARYRAGEIELELVPQGNLAARIQAAGAGLGAIFTPTGFGTQLAEGKETRRIGERDYVLEYPISADFALIRAHRGDRWGNLVYSKTARNFGPIMAMASRTCIAQLSEIVPLGALDPEAIVTPGIFVQRVVQVDRRRVAAA; encoded by the coding sequence ATGATCGACAAGACCTTTGCATCCCTGATCGAGGCGACAGCGGATATTCCTGATGGCGCCTCGGTGATGATCGGCGGGTTTGGAACCGCTGGCATGCCGGACGACCTCGTCGACGCGCTGATTGCGCGGGGCGCGGGCAACCTCACCATCATCAGCAACAATGCGGGCAATGGCGAAACCGGCCTCGCAGCTTTGATCCGGGCCGGATGCGTCGCGAAGATCATCTGCTCCTTCCCGCGCCAAGTGGATTCCCACCATTTCGACGCGCGCTATCGGGCCGGAGAGATCGAGCTCGAACTCGTGCCGCAAGGCAATCTCGCGGCGCGGATACAGGCCGCCGGTGCGGGCCTTGGCGCCATCTTCACGCCCACCGGCTTTGGCACGCAACTCGCAGAGGGCAAGGAAACCCGCCGCATCGGCGAGCGCGATTATGTGCTGGAATATCCGATCTCGGCGGACTTCGCGCTGATCAGGGCACACCGCGGCGACCGCTGGGGCAATCTCGTCTACAGCAAGACGGCCCGCAACTTCGGCCCGATCATGGCGATGGCGTCCAGAACGTGCATCGCTCAGCTGTCCGAAATCGTCCCGCTGGGCGCCCTCGATCCTGAAGCGATCGTGACGCCCGGCATCTTTGTCCAGCGGGTGGTGCAGGTCGATCGCCGGCGCGTGGCCGCCGCATGA
- a CDS encoding MFS transporter gives MDARPGLAGGALKPAATKFSSHQLWALTILGIFSGFNMVDRGLLALNLEPIKLELGATDTQMSLAAGIGFFLLNAVAGVPLARLADRYSRRDIIAIGFGFYSLIIGLMGMVTSFVGLLFTRMLLGIGEASGNAPSSAMVNDLVPPQNRRMALASLRIFGAIIVLVMMSSLGYVTDRYGWRASFYVLALPAIILVPLAIFTVREPEREKDAQGKAIAPVSLKAAWAQWRRSPAFLLVITGFALAGVTLQANSVWAPAFLVRVRELSPTEIGVLSGISRGPALLIGALVGAWVTDRLARRDHRWRFWVPGIMLMLGAPAEMTYLMADDYWVWMPAYLLTGMLIMGSQASTVAICMDVSGAGLRATGLAFALLASNFLADLIGPTSIGLMNDTIFADLGVHALRYSMGIVACSAAVGGFLIFVASRFETEQTRSG, from the coding sequence ATGGATGCTCGGCCGGGCCTTGCCGGTGGCGCTCTCAAGCCAGCCGCCACCAAATTCTCCAGTCACCAGCTCTGGGCACTGACGATCCTGGGGATTTTCAGCGGCTTTAACATGGTCGATCGCGGCTTGCTGGCGCTCAATCTGGAGCCGATCAAACTCGAGCTCGGTGCGACCGATACCCAGATGAGCCTGGCCGCGGGCATCGGCTTCTTCCTGCTGAATGCCGTCGCCGGCGTGCCCCTGGCGCGTCTGGCCGATCGCTACAGCCGTCGCGACATCATCGCCATCGGTTTCGGCTTTTACAGCCTGATCATCGGCTTGATGGGGATGGTCACCAGCTTTGTCGGCCTGCTGTTCACGCGCATGCTGCTCGGGATCGGCGAGGCATCGGGTAACGCCCCTTCCAGCGCGATGGTCAACGATCTGGTGCCGCCTCAAAACCGCCGGATGGCCCTTGCGAGCCTGCGGATTTTCGGCGCGATCATCGTTCTCGTGATGATGAGCAGCCTCGGCTACGTCACGGATCGCTACGGCTGGCGTGCGTCTTTCTACGTTCTGGCTTTGCCGGCGATCATCCTCGTGCCGTTGGCCATCTTCACCGTGCGCGAGCCGGAGCGCGAGAAGGATGCCCAAGGCAAGGCCATTGCGCCTGTCAGCCTGAAAGCGGCCTGGGCTCAGTGGCGCCGCTCGCCGGCTTTCCTGCTCGTGATCACCGGGTTCGCGCTGGCTGGCGTGACGTTGCAGGCCAACAGCGTTTGGGCGCCGGCCTTCCTCGTTCGCGTTCGGGAACTGTCTCCCACGGAAATTGGCGTGCTTTCGGGAATTTCGCGCGGCCCGGCCTTGCTGATCGGCGCACTGGTCGGCGCATGGGTCACCGACCGACTGGCCCGGCGGGACCATCGCTGGCGCTTCTGGGTGCCGGGGATCATGCTGATGCTTGGGGCGCCAGCCGAAATGACCTATCTGATGGCAGACGACTATTGGGTGTGGATGCCCGCCTATCTGCTGACCGGAATGCTGATCATGGGGTCGCAAGCGTCGACGGTTGCCATCTGCATGGACGTATCGGGCGCCGGTCTGCGCGCGACAGGGTTGGCCTTCGCGCTCCTCGCCAGCAATTTTCTGGCCGATCTCATCGGGCCCACCAGCATCGGCCTGATGAACGATACGATCTTCGCCGATCTTGGCGTCCACGCGTTGCGCTATTCGATGGGAATCGTGGCGTGCTCGGCGGCCGTTGGCGGCTTTCTGATCTTTGTCGCCTCCCGGTTTGAGACGGAGCAAACCCGCTCCGGCTAG
- a CDS encoding GntR family transcriptional regulator — protein MSTHSTRSNPKGPGGRPAGAADPGSRGIARYHQLAAVFRRHIETGVWEVGSQIPTVVELALSYDVARETVRQALGMLAEEGLIRRYRAKGTFVTGAPRDQIWCQLETNFLGLLQAREGAQIELIGEERKVGIAGTIEFGVADGAYRKLSRRHWRDDQPYMIAEVFISERWANKIPRAAFTSKTALKLVADIDGLAIADVEQIMTIGVADLDASVSLQIPLNAPVAQIERYVVDADGILVLFARNTYRGDVVRLNIKSK, from the coding sequence TCCGAAAGGCCCCGGTGGCCGGCCCGCAGGAGCCGCCGACCCCGGCAGCCGGGGCATCGCGCGCTATCATCAACTCGCGGCCGTCTTCCGCCGCCATATCGAGACGGGTGTGTGGGAGGTCGGCAGCCAGATACCGACCGTCGTTGAGCTGGCCCTGTCCTATGACGTGGCGCGGGAGACGGTCCGGCAGGCCCTCGGCATGTTGGCCGAGGAAGGTCTGATCCGCCGATACCGCGCCAAAGGCACGTTCGTCACCGGCGCACCGCGCGATCAGATCTGGTGCCAGTTGGAGACCAACTTCCTCGGCCTGCTCCAGGCGCGCGAAGGCGCGCAGATCGAACTGATCGGCGAAGAACGCAAGGTCGGCATCGCTGGAACGATCGAGTTTGGCGTTGCCGACGGGGCCTATCGCAAGCTCAGCCGCCGGCATTGGCGCGATGACCAGCCCTATATGATCGCCGAGGTCTTCATTTCCGAGCGCTGGGCGAACAAGATTCCGCGCGCGGCGTTCACAAGCAAGACGGCGTTGAAGCTGGTCGCCGACATCGATGGCCTCGCCATTGCCGATGTGGAGCAGATCATGACCATCGGCGTAGCGGATCTCGACGCGTCGGTCTCTCTCCAGATCCCGCTCAACGCCCCTGTCGCGCAGATCGAGCGCTATGTGGTCGATGCGGACGGCATTCTCGTGCTGTTTGCGCGGAACACTTATCGAGGGGACGTCGTCCGTCTCAACATCAAGTCCAAATAG